In one Cyprinus carpio isolate SPL01 chromosome B2, ASM1834038v1, whole genome shotgun sequence genomic region, the following are encoded:
- the LOC109079706 gene encoding uncharacterized protein LOC109079706 — protein sequence MGLARKILTLCEHKGVKGNRKITKRLQKNRLMASTKKCRICKNKMKLRKRQNKDGYQWICQQRAHNEKVTKSCRSGSIFDKTKTSLQNWMTFIYRFSQGLRLRQVDMVQDGIAGSSATLTKMTRKLRLVCRKALKMFKRKTGQRMGGRREFIVIDESNIRHKRKYGQGRAGQTWKRKKWVFGMLAIKGQRRRPVLRLVERRSRDHLLPIIRRHVRQGSTILSDEWRSYRALSNLGYSHYSVNHSRYFVDPNHGGHTQNIERAWLTYKSQIWRLKGNRTEKLLKEHLCFIEWTYWLGYKHKDGPLGRLLKDIKSY from the exons ATGGGACTTGCAAGAAAGATTTTAACGCTCTGTGAGCATAAGGGCGTAAAAGGAAACCGAAAAATAACTAAAAGGCTTCAAAAAAACAGGCTAATGGCTTCAACGAAGAAATGcagaatatgtaaaaataaaatgaaattaaggaAGAGGCAAAATAAAGATGGATACCAATG GATATGTCAACAAAGAGCACACAATGAAAAAGTGACAAAATCATGCAGGTCAGGATCAATATTTGACAAGACCAAGACAAGTTTACAAAATTGGATGACTTTTATATACAG ATTCAGTCAAGGTTTACGTTTACGCCAAGTCGACATGGTCCAGGATGGCATTGCTGGAAGCTCCGCCACCCTTACTAAAATGACCCGTAAACTGAGATTAGTCTGCAGGAAAGCCTTGAAGATGTTCAAAAGGAAGACAGGACAACGCATGGGTGGAAGAAGGGAATTTATTGTGATAGATGAAAGCAACATCCGCCATAAAAGGAAG tATGGACAAGGAAGAGCTGGACAGACGTGGAAGAGAAAGAAGTGGGTCTTTGGCATGCTGGCCATAAAGGGACAAAGAAGACGGCCAGTTTTGCGGCTTGTAGAGAGGCGCTCCAGAGATCACCTGCTTCCCATAATTAGACGACATGTTCGCCAAGGGTCAACCATATTAAGCGATGAGTGGAGATCCTACAGAGCTTTATCGAATCTTGGTTACAGTCACTACTCAGTAAACCACAGCAGATACTTTGTTGATCCAAACCATGGAGGACATACACAAAATATTGAAAGAGCCTGGTTAACCTACAAAAGCCAAATTTGGCGACTGAAAGGAAATAGGACAGAGAAGCTTCTTAAagaacatttgtgttttattgagtGGACTTACTGGCTGGGATACAAGCACAAAGATGGTCCTCTAGGTCGTCTTCTGAAAGACATTAAAAG TTACTGA